The Nicotiana tomentosiformis chromosome 9, ASM39032v3, whole genome shotgun sequence genome contains the following window.
CTAATGTCAGCATTAAATTTGATCTGAGGGACTTAATTAACTGCTCCTCTTGTGTGCTTATTAGcgtctttcttttgtttctttggtAGCTGGTGAACACTGGGAAGGAAAGGGCACAAGTTAGCCTTCTTCTTACATGGGCGGTAAGTGGTTCCACACTTCTGGTTGTTGCGAATTGCGATTATGTTCGATTCAGTAAAATACTATGGGATTATTCAATATTCAGTCACAATTATTTGTTTTATACAGAATTCAATTGGAGGTGTCTCACACCTATCAGGAGATCACGCGAACGAACCATTTATGTGAGTATTTATCATTCAATCTCTTTTAGCTTCCATATACTTGTGGTTTTGCAATTGATTTTCAACCCTTATTTATCTTACTTTTGACAGAGGTGAAGATGGAGTCTCTGGCGTACTCCTACATCACAAGCAAGTCATCAAACTTTATTAGCTAGATATGACGGTTGGTTTGCAGATGTTCCTTGGTATTTTCAGTTTTCTAGTTGGTGAAAGTCAAGGAAAGGTTGTGACTGGAGAAGTGAAAAAGGGCAATTGTGGATCTCTAAGATGTCAAAAGTTACAAACAACTTCCAGAGAGACACTAAATATGTCTTCTTTTATACTGACGATTTGACTAGTCAATAAAATACAAGATCTAGGATTAAGTTGGAGAGTAGTGTTTCATAGTGCTATCAAAATATCCTTTATATTTCTGGGCTCTTAAGTCTTAATTGATCCCTTCTCTTGAGCTAAGAGCTGCTGTTAAAACAAGGGACAGGCCTAATTCTTTCAGCCATTATAGAATAGTCATCCATTATTCTTTTTTTAGTATAAACTTTTGACCATCAAAGAACACATATTGGTTTTGGACAATTTTCCTCTGTTTTACCCATACGAGATATGAGGGACTTCGAAACTTTTCTCATTTGAACATTTACTTTAATGAGACAGTTATCCACTGTGAGGTTTTGAAGCACGCGACCTGAACTCAAAGTGGCAAGGGGATGTCTGTGTACAGTATTAACTAATCCATATGACAGACTGACTTTTGAGTAGAGcaaaagattaaaatgataacaAGCTTATATTTTCTTTCTGGTTTAGCAAGCTAGTGCTTTGTTATTGCTTATTACTGTACTGCCTTGATTTGGCGGCTTTCCCTCGGTGATGGTCTTGAGTTGCTTTTAATGAGGAGAAAAACATGGTATTAATTGCTAGTAACAATTATTGACCTTTCTGAGGGGTGTCCCTCTGGGGAAACTGACATCTTTGGTCATAACAAAAGGGAAAACGACTTTTATTCCATGCATCATGGTCGGGTTTTTCCCCCTCTTTTGTGGGCTCACTTttgtaagttgaaattttgagtGTCATGTTAACTCTTGTGTTGTTGGCTGGGCTGCAGGACAAAAGAAAATCCTCCTGTTACTTTCGCTGTAGCTGCATGCGAAACTCAGAATGTCAGCGTTACTGTTTTACCCTGTTTCGGCATGTCTGAGGGAAGCTGTGTAACAGCAAAGGATATGTGGGGTAAAATGGTTGAGGTAATAGCTTAAACTATTTTCTGATAGTTAAGACTTTTCGGTGCGTCATTGAACCTTGAACAGATGGTCCATTATCGTCCTTTTTATCGTATCTGGAGACAAGTCCTGCATCAGTCTATAGGGGTTTAAAATTTCTATCAACACTAGTTCTATTTGGCTTTATTATATATGTTTCTCATGATTGCCTTGTATGTTTTTTAAGGATGGGCATTTTGATCGAGAGAACTTCAGCAAAGGACCAAGCATGCCATCATCACCTGGGGAGACACATTGTGCTGCAGTTTCTGCAACCGCATGGGTTGAACCACATGGAAAATGTACCGTGGCATTTGCTGTTGCTTGGTCATCTCCTCAAGTTAAATTCATGAAAGGAAAGTCATATTATAGGTAATATTTCATATTATATAAATTGTGTTCCCATATTGTTAAAATTTAGAATTTTTGAGACTTCTGCATATTTACCTTTTGTCTAAATTCTAAAACATAAGTATTTTGATTATAAATGTGTTCAGCACAATTATCCTCGAAAATGTAAATCATAAGGAGGTGAATAGGCAACAAGAAAGGAATCTCTGTCATCATTATATCAGGAGTTCGTCATATTTTAGAGTCAAGTTTGTCAAGCTATTATCATATTTTAGAGCCGAGTTTGTTAAGCTATTAATTTTCCTTAAAGTCCTATATGTTAGGGGACACTtgtcttattctttttctttcttttattttccttctccTTGGTGTGGGGGTTTGCTACAGGAGGTACACACGGTTCTATGGAACTTCTGAAAGGGCTGCTGTAGATTTGGTTCATCATTCTTTGACAAGTGAGTGTCTCCTTTTCTGCTTAGGCTCCTGTTTAATTTCTTAGTTGTGCTTACTAATTGATGGCGTTATTATTCTTTTACATTGATCAGATTATAAGCTGTGGGAAGAAGAAATTGAGAAATGGCAGAATCCTATCCTTAATGATGTTAGGCTACCAGAATGGTAAGTTTGAATGTTTTATAGAGTTTTTGCAATTGTTAAAATAGCATTATGCTTTTTTGCATTAGTTATCATCACGAGCATAAGCATAATTTGAGAACGGAAggttaaaataaaattaacatgAACAACTTTGCGATAAGATCTGTACGACTTACCAACACTGCATACATCCAATTACATAGAGTTTTTACCAAGATTTTATCacataatatattatatatactccTTGCTTTCTGTGTTCCTGCTTGTGGAAGATTCAAATAATTCCACATATGAGTGGTCCATTTGAAACAACTATATTGTGCGTAATTAAAGTAGTCCGGTAACATTTCATGATTTTCTTATAAACCACAGAACTAGTTGTTCATCAGTGTTATTTTGAAGTCAAACACGGTACATGAAGTGAGGTTGGAAAATACATGCTAGAGCCTATTATAGTGACCATTATTTTAGTCTTTCCTTTTGACACATGCCATTCGAGTGGTCAGACATGGAATGGGACAGGTGAAGAATGTGAAGGGAGAACCGCTGTTGCCTTTTCTTTTCTTATAATATTTTCCTGAATGTGAAGTGGCCCGAATGATAACAATTTTGAAGTTAGTTGTTTTGACAATTTACTTGTATTTTTAAATTGCTATTACTTTTATACTTTTTTCCTCTTGGAGTCCATGCAGACTTAGGGCTCAATGGAAGAAGAAAAAAGTATATAGGCGATACCGAATAGTTGGGAATATGTTTTAGTCATGTTAGTACATTTACTTTAGGTCCTAAGCTTTTTAGGAATGAGATTTATATGCCGGTAGAAAATGTTAAGGACTTCTAATACTTTTTATGTTTATTTGTATAAATTTGGCTCGAGTTTAAATGGATAAACATGATTACTGAGAATTGATATAGCAGACTCCAACTTGTTTGAGACTGAGGCTTAGTTATTGTATTACTTTTGTACTTTTCACTCTTTCTTCTAGCTATTGGTAGCTTGTTTACATTTACTGCCATTTACAAAGTTCATATTTCACTATTTTGTGTTTGTACGTTTTCATGAGTTGTAGGTGAATATTACTATTTATATGCTCTGTTCACATAGCGATCGAAATATATATGTCTGGTGTAGTGCTGAACTATTACGACTTCTGAATTTTACAGGTACAAGTTTACACTGTTTAACGAGCTGTATTTTCTGGTGGCTGGTGGAACATTGTGGATTGGTATTCTTCTTTTCTTTCATTCTACAATATAAGCTTATTATTATCTTAATTTCTTGAATGAATCCCACATTATAAGTGCTATATTAAATCTCTCATTTTGCCGCTTGAAACGCCTATTGGTTCTGAATGGATGATTGGGTGTGTTTCCTAGTCTACACAGATGAGTAGAGGTTTTTGTGGGTTGAGGGAAGACACGTGATTGCTTCTGCTGCTCTCTTCTGTTATTCTTTTGAACCTTGAGTGGAATTCTTCCAAAGTCGGCAGCATCCTACTAAGTCTATAGTTTGTGGGACTCTAGGAGGAGTGGCCACGCGGTCTGAGTCTCTCAAAATTTTACTTGCAGAGTTGTAAGGAGGAGATGAAAATGTCCTGTGACTATTTTAGAGATCTTTATTATTTCATGGATAATCGGGTAGTTATATCTTGGCAGTGGATAGGATTTTGTGGCATCTTCTTCGTCTCCTGTATTTTCCTCCACTACTTCAATCACTTCCCGTAGCGGGGTTACCAAAGTCTCAGGATATCATGCTTACCTTGAGTAGAAGGTCTCCATAGGAAGTCTCTAGATTcataaatctctctctctctcaatattCTAGTCTGTCCTTAAAATGTCACAACGTTATTTTACTCAGCTGAATCAGATATTTCAGTAGAAGCTCTAGCAGATTTGTATGAGTACGTACATCAAATAAACAATTTCATGTGAGAGAATTGGGTTTCATCACTCATCTGTTGCCTGGATATACTACCTGTTCAACATGTTGCTCTGGGAACAAAGAGTGGCTCATTATTCTTTTTAAATTCGTTAAATCATTAATTTGTTGATCTTGTCTTTACTCTCACTTTTGTAGACTCTGGTGTTCCTTCTTCAGACTCAGTTAGTACCAGAATAACGAGACCGAGCAATGAAGTCAAAGTAACTAAAGTCAAATCGAATTATAAAAATGGTGTACAAGTGGAACAGACGGCATATAATGGTTATGGGGAAGGCAACCATTTCTCAAGTTCTGATAAGATTTCAGAATCAATTATTACTGGCAGTGATGATGTGGGTAGGTTTCTATACTTGGAAGGTGTAGAATATATTATGTGGTGTACATATGATGTGCACTTCTATGCCTCTTTTGCACTTCTTGCTTTATTTCCTAAAATTGAGCTCAGCATCCAGCGGGAGTTTGCCAAAGCAGTCTTGTGTGAAGATGGAAGAAAAGTGAAGTTTCTGGCGGAGGGTAATTGGGGAATACGGAAGGCGAGGGGGGCTATTCCTCACGATCTTGGAATGCATGATCCTTGGCACGAAATGAATGCCTATAACATACATGATACTAGTAAATGGAAGGATCTAAATCCGAAATTTGTGCTTCAGGTCTATAGGGACTTTGCTGCAACGGGAGATTTCTCCTTTGCTACAGATGTCTGGCCTTCTGTATGTGCTGCAATTGAATATATGGATCAATTTGATCGTGACAATGATGGCCTAATTGAAAACGATGGTTTCCCTGATCAAACGTATGATACATGGACGGTTCATGGAATAAGTGCTTACTGTGGTGGTTTATGGCTAGCTGCACTTCAAGCTGCAGCTGCAATGGCCATGCACGTGGGTGACTACGCCTTTGCAGAAAAATGCAAAGGCAGATTGATAAAAGCCAAGACAGTGTTTGAGGCAAAATTGTGGAACGGCTCATATTTTAACTATGACAGTGGATCTAGTAGTAACAGTAAGTCGATTCAGGCCGATCAGCTTGCTGGACAGTGGTACATGGCATCATCCGGCTTGCCTGATCTCTTCGATGGCGTAAAGATCAAGAGTACTCTTCAAAAAATTTATGACTTCAATGTCATGAAAGTTCGTGGTGGCAGAATGGGTGCAGTAAATGGAATGCATCCAAATGGAAAGGTGGATGAGACTTGCATGCAATCCCGCGAGATATGGACTGGTGTCACGTATGGTTTGGCTGCCACCATGCTTCATGCTGGTATGGAGGAGCAGGCGTTCACTACAGCTGAAGGCATATTCATTGCAGGCTGGTCAGAGGATGGCTTTGGGTACGTTGCTATATCATTCTTCCCGTGTATCATTTGGTGAACTTTTACATGATAAATAGCTGGATGATATACAAGTAAAACATTAGGCAACTCCATGAGTTAATTTTGCTACTCCTCTTTATCAACATGACATCAGACTCAGACTCCTAAatgtttgaagcatgggagacACTACTTTTAAGTAGTACTATACATACTTTGCTTTAAGAATAGCAAGTGAACACACTGATAACAAGAAAGAGATCATACAGTACATATTTGATCGATTGGTTAGGCATAATTCTTGATTCATAACAGCATTATTTTTTGATAAATCCATAACATATCAAGTAATCCATCACATAAAACAACTACATTGCATTTTATCCGATCTTGTTGTGGAAATTGCCGGCACTCTCTCTTCTAATTTAACTGTGGCATATGCCCTTCTAGTGCATGCACTAAGTCTGGCCAAACAATGGAGAGATGTTGAAACCTAGGATATCTCTCACCAACAAATTATGTACAGTACACCATACCAATACCAAAAGTGCTTTTTTGATTGATAACCTTATATGTTAAATCCAGCAGCTGTGCAGAAGTAATTTCATTCATCAATACGTTTCTCTCCATACTGCAAATGTCCTTTAGCCTCCTAAAATGCTAAAGGACAGTGATGccggatgatatttctttccttCATCACAACGCTCCAAAAGAATCAGGCCACCATACCTCCAATCTGTTTTGTCCCATGAACGGTGGAAATGTTGAAAATAAAAGGATTATCTCATTGGAAAATCCATTTTATTTTATCTACATTTAACCCTGGTTCAAACATCTTTTTGGTCTGTGACTTAATTAACTTGCCAACATATAAGCTAACAGTACAATTTGCTAGTTTGTGCTCTTTGCTTTAGGTTTCTTATGTGGCTTTATCTTTCCATTTTATCATGCAGATACTCATTTCAAACGCCTGAAGGTTGGACCATGGATGGACATTTTCGATCTCTGATATATATGAGGCCTCTCTCAATTTGGGGCATGCAGTGGGCGTTATCAATGCCTAAGACAATCCTTGATGCCCCTAAGATCAATATAATGGACAGAATTCAAGTGTCCCCCTATACTCCTCAGGAGACGGGCGTCCGCAAAATAGTCGAAAAAGCAAAATGTTCTATCTTTCGCTGTTCTTGCTAAGAGTTTTTAATCTTTTGTAGATATTCATTCCCTTACTTCCGTCTAGGGGAACAGCAAAGGTGGCTGTTCGACAAATCTCTTAACACAAAAGGCAATAAAGCAATCTCCAGTACTAGACTCTATATAGATATAATGACGAAAGTTAGTATGAGAATTTGGTTTTTGTTTATCAATGAGTATAACTTTTTAACAGACTCATTTCTTCTGTGCATATTGCACGATCAATGAAATTTTTTTGGTGCATTTGTACATAGGTAAAACTAAGTTTTACAGTACTGGACTGAGACGGGTTTAAATGGAGCAATATGGAGTCGCTTCGGGTTGAGGCATAGTTGTGTTTGTCTGGCGAaatcatttgtttttttttatatGTTGACGTGCATATGTTCTCAAATTTATGTAGTGATCTCAAATTTTGTCACCTATATTCTAGCATTAGGTCATTTCTAGCCAAGTATAAAAGACATATTATCGATTTAAAACGCTGATGGAAGATACTGTTAAGATTATACATCAAGTAAACACGCTAAGATTATACACCAAGAAAACACGTGTGATTTTGCTACGGCAGAACTATACGGGCAGTTTAGCTTTGAAAAACTCCTTAAGATCTATAAGAAAGATCTATAAGAGATGAAGTTTATAGTCAACTCCGTTTTTCAAATAACTTTTTTTCCAACATTTTGCTTCTTAGTCTTTTCTAGTGTTCTCAAATAACTTTTTTTTCCTAACACTTTTATGTGGATAATGATGTAATATTAATATGATTGATAGTTTAGTTTATTAGAAATTGACGAGGCGAATTAGAAAAGGACAAATAATTTGTATGGCTAATTATTAGCCATGTCCCTTTGACTAAGGGGCGGATATAGAGCAAACTTTACGGGTTCCCGTGAATCCAGTAACTTTTGCATAAACTTTGTATTTGtactaaaaaatttattaaaagtataAGAATATTTAGCTTGGAACTCAGTTCGTTGGTCCAGTTATCATGAAAATTAACTTGAGATTGTTATAGTAactcataaaattaaaattttggattCGCATGTGTCTTTGAGTACATAAAGGGAAAATGTCCATATAATATCTTGCAGAATAGCAATCAAATTTAAACAACAATACCTTCcttaaaaagaaaagagaaattaTGGTCCCCCTTCACCTTTTCATACCCGACAGTTTTATGGTTTGGTAGTTGAATCCAAAGCAGCCGACTTAGTCTTTTTTTGGTACTCGTTTTGGACTAACTAATATGAATTTGTGAGGTAGAACGTCAATaaagagaaaaaatactttctaACAAGAGCTTTTTCATTCATATAGCTCGAATTCGAGGGTTCTCATTAAGGATGAAATGGTTCTATCGTTTTCCTACAACCCTTTCAAAAAAAATGGAAGACGAATTTGGACTTATTATTGGTTCAGATTAATTATAAACATCAAAGATTAATTATAAATAGTTACTCTTAGTTTTTTAGtattttcatttatatattccaTAAAGATTTTGCTACGTATATGAACTTTCCtatcattttcatctttttctcTTTTCGTTTCTTACTCTTTCTTTTTCTATTCTTTCTATTTTGTTTCACTTAAGTTTCCACTTTTTTAGTACAAATATTTACTTTTTCAACACGAGACAACTAAGAAGACCATAATAccaaactatttttttttaacttcttAGAACAATACAAACATGTACATATAATATTGTATGTACAACAAACACTTTAAGTgcatattttattctaacaataTCACCACTCAGCTTCTGTGATGGCTAAGCATAACATGTATTctatcaaaatctcaaaaaagaaaaaaatttagtCCACTAAAATTTGTTCAATTATTAAGTCCACTAAACTCCATATGTCCTCTAAAAATTAGATATGAGAAGTTTCATTATAACAACCAATTAACCATAAACTAAACAGATGGAATAGTTGTATTTAATACTTCATTACATTTGTTAGAAATTTATTCAAAATGTAAAGTACTTGAAAATCTCGAAGCCAATGCGTATTAACTAAGAATAGAATACAATTAAATGAAAAGATGATGAATATAAAACATAATTAACTAATCAGTCCTCTCTTCTATCCATATTATTTGTCTTTTACAATTTTTCTACAATTCTTAAAGAAAGACATTTAATAGTCTTAATCATAAGACAATTTCTCTAAGTTACGTTTCACTCAATTAACACTACTAATTGGAGCACTAAGTGTAAATTTGAAAAATAAGGTACTATAATAAATGACTTTTTGTTTTCTTgcaatattaaatattttaaactaATTTTAATTTTGATAAAAAGACTAATATTTGGGACTAGAAACCGGAGTGAGTATTAAAGATTAGTTAATTTGATTGATATATTAGTTGGTTGTCATAAGACATGAAAGGAAATTAGTTTTTCAAAATCTATTACTCGCTCGTCCCTTcgaatttatgtgaacatgtttgaatgagcacaaagtttaagaaaaaataaatacttttagaatttgtggttctaaacaattcaaaaaggggccagagtatttgtgtgattataaaagtatgtttaagtaaaattatttccaaatttagaatgattattctttttggaacggattaaaaaaaaaaaataccgcTAATCATCAATTCCGGTCTTTGCATACTCCCTTAGCTGAACCGGTCAATCCCGGTCCATCCGATTTTTATAAATTCCGATTCTCCTCTCCTTCACAGGTTTTCTACACTGCAGCAAAACAGCACTTACAATTAATTCTCTGTTGAGTTCTCCGGCAATCGTCAACCGGCGGCGAGTAAAAGTAATCTCATTCTCTCTCTAACGACTCGTAACTCCATGTTTTCAGCTTTCAGTGAAATCCTCTAATattttaggttttttttttttgcgtgtTTGAATTTGATTGTGAGAGAATTGATTTTAGGGTTGTCGAAAGGGAATTTGTTTTATGTTTTGTTTTACAGTTCTATTGTGATATTAAAAGGAAAATTATTGAATTTGGAAATaaaaatcattttatttttagactTTTCTTCAGTTGCATTTTGTTTGACGTAGTCACTGACAACTTTTTTCTTTGACTAAGATTATATTAATCGTTTTAatacatttattttaattttctaaACATCATATAAATGACTATTTATTTGTAGTATATATATTCTAATCCAACCCCAGCTATGCAATTCACACACGTCTTTTCTGAGTATAT
Protein-coding sequences here:
- the LOC104097016 gene encoding uncharacterized protein; translation: MVSGTLFHCRKNSWPPEEYISKSTLQLFDFDSAAPPSQAWRRKLNSHASKLKEFSVTFTEAIKMVRLGIRLWSYVREEASYGRKAPIDPFTRERCKPSASQGVPLGGMGSGSISRGFRGEFKHFQILPGTCETSPIMANQFSIFISRDGGNKKYASVLSPGEHEGLGKASDHGISSWGWNLSGQHSTYHALFPRAWTVYDGEPDPELKVSCRQISPFIPHDYRESSLPTSVFVYTLVNTGKERAQVSLLLTWANSIGGVSHLSGDHANEPFIGEDGVSGVLLHHKTKENPPVTFAVAACETQNVSVTVLPCFGMSEGSCVTAKDMWGKMVEDGHFDRENFSKGPSMPSSPGETHCAAVSATAWVEPHGKCTVAFAVAWSSPQVKFMKGKSYYRRYTRFYGTSERAAVDLVHHSLTNYKLWEEEIEKWQNPILNDVRLPEWYKFTLFNELYFLVAGGTLWIDSGVPSSDSVSTRITRPSNEVKVTKVKSNYKNGVQVEQTAYNGYGEGNHFSSSDKISESIITGSDDVGRFLYLEGVEYIMWCTYDVHFYASFALLALFPKIELSIQREFAKAVLCEDGRKVKFLAEGNWGIRKARGAIPHDLGMHDPWHEMNAYNIHDTSKWKDLNPKFVLQVYRDFAATGDFSFATDVWPSVCAAIEYMDQFDRDNDGLIENDGFPDQTYDTWTVHGISAYCGGLWLAALQAAAAMAMHVGDYAFAEKCKGRLIKAKTVFEAKLWNGSYFNYDSGSSSNSKSIQADQLAGQWYMASSGLPDLFDGVKIKSTLQKIYDFNVMKVRGGRMGAVNGMHPNGKVDETCMQSREIWTGVTYGLAATMLHAGMEEQAFTTAEGIFIAGWSEDGFGYSFQTPEGWTMDGHFRSLIYMRPLSIWGMQWALSMPKTILDAPKINIMDRIQVSPYTPQETGVRKIVEKAKCSIFRCSC